The proteins below are encoded in one region of Candidatus Micrarchaeota archaeon:
- a CDS encoding 4Fe-4S binding protein, with protein sequence MAVNPIVRVAKQVLAKPSTLEFPEQKEIDVDNYRGIHKLDMKTCISCSACARICPNQTITMVETETDKGTKVMPEINLERCLFCALCEEVCPTDCLTLGKDYDFERYDRRDFIKRPEELE encoded by the coding sequence ATGGCCGTAAATCCAATAGTAAGGGTTGCAAAGCAGGTGCTTGCGAAGCCATCAACGCTCGAGTTCCCGGAGCAGAAGGAGATAGACGTGGACAATTACAGGGGCATACACAAGCTTGACATGAAGACCTGCATAAGCTGCTCCGCATGCGCGAGGATATGCCCCAACCAGACGATAACGATGGTGGAGACTGAGACGGACAAGGGCACCAAGGTGATGCCTGAAATAAACCTTGAAAGGTGCCTGTTCTGCGCGCTTTGCGAGGAGGTATGCCCCACCGACTGCCTTACCCTCGGAAAGGATTATGATTTCGAGAGATATGACAGGAGGGACTTCATAAAAAGGCCCGAAGAGCTCGAATAG
- a CDS encoding NADH-quinone oxidoreductase subunit H, producing the protein MIQITSPAIASYFTLVYNALSGYVGPPLLWPIAFLASFVIFVIILSLLFSIFSYVFGWIERKVIARAQSRHGPTYVGPFGFLQNLADLIKLVSKEEIVSDSADRPLYQMVLPSVVALFVLILVFLPFTNAFVGIGTTISLLAVFVLLSLSPILLFLAGWTSGNKFGSISAQRSIIILVSYEIPMFLVVAAVAMLSNSFSLSSIVNAQNPLWYVLLMPIGFVVFFIVMLAELERPPFDLREADSELIAGWLTDASAPYYALALFLDYIRMFVGALLITLLFFGGWLGPAIIPQFVWLMAKVVLLTLFIIVVRATTVRMRIDKVLRLGWEYLTPLAMLNLLITFIIFVR; encoded by the coding sequence ATGATACAGATAACATCCCCTGCCATAGCATCGTATTTCACGCTAGTTTACAACGCCCTCTCGGGGTACGTCGGGCCGCCATTGCTGTGGCCGATAGCGTTCCTGGCGTCGTTCGTGATCTTCGTTATAATACTGTCGCTTCTTTTCAGCATTTTCTCCTACGTCTTCGGATGGATAGAGAGGAAGGTGATAGCAAGGGCACAATCAAGGCACGGTCCTACATACGTCGGGCCTTTCGGCTTCCTGCAGAACCTTGCAGATCTGATAAAGCTGGTATCCAAGGAAGAAATAGTGTCCGACAGCGCCGACAGGCCTCTTTACCAGATGGTGCTTCCATCCGTCGTGGCGCTGTTCGTGCTCATACTGGTGTTCCTTCCTTTCACCAACGCGTTTGTGGGGATAGGCACCACGATAAGCCTGCTTGCTGTGTTCGTGCTTTTGTCCCTCTCCCCGATACTGCTGTTCCTTGCAGGATGGACAAGCGGAAACAAGTTCGGCTCCATAAGCGCTCAAAGATCCATAATAATACTGGTGAGCTACGAAATACCGATGTTCCTGGTAGTGGCAGCGGTTGCCATGCTGTCGAACAGCTTCAGCCTCAGCTCCATAGTAAACGCCCAGAACCCGCTGTGGTACGTTCTGCTTATGCCGATAGGCTTCGTTGTGTTCTTCATAGTAATGCTTGCGGAGCTTGAGCGCCCCCCGTTCGATCTGAGGGAAGCTGACAGCGAGCTAATAGCTGGATGGCTCACAGATGCGAGCGCGCCGTACTACGCGCTTGCGCTGTTCCTCGACTACATAAGGATGTTCGTCGGGGCGCTGCTAATCACGCTGCTCTTCTTCGGCGGATGGCTTGGCCCTGCAATAATACCACAGTTCGTGTGGCTCATGGCAAAGGTCGTCCTGCTCACGCTCTTCATAATAGTGGTAAGGGCCACTACCGTACGCATGCGCATAGACAAGGTACTCAGGCTCGGCTGGGAATACCTGACCCCTCTTGCGATGCTGAACCTTTTAATCACCTTTATAATATTTGTCAGGTAA
- a CDS encoding NADH-quinone oxidoreductase subunit M: protein MIPVVPIMIFIPSIAILALLLSDDRHSSRIIVLSTLLNLLITILILASSLASGSVNLSEQYPYIGSLGVSFGFRINAISLALLIMSSVVLLAASLSGNPEKEQNRASSMLIALFQIASIGLFSSANLFMFFIFWDIGVIAMFFMINLLGSANRKAASMNFIIYEIFASSLLLLGILLIYFYMPVHSLDISYIMSNAASMPQNVQVIIFALLFVAFMINMPLFPMHFWLPDAHTEASTQGSMLLSGILTKFGGFGMLLLFLMMPIAAKYSLYVAALATVSVFYSVLLLMFQTDIKRIIAYSTIVEMGIIMVGISALNPLGTYGATYMMLSHGLVIALMFLVIGTLKHSFGERSISALKGTVTDAASTTYAFLAGTLAMIGFPLTAGFIADILLFLGSLQAFGIFGIVPLFAVILMGGFLYFVLGKSMLSTRESSRAVEFVATRQKIGYAMLLFFIFLYGIVPFALLGLVKL from the coding sequence ATGATCCCTGTCGTACCTATAATGATATTCATACCCTCAATAGCGATTTTGGCATTGCTGCTCTCCGATGACAGGCATTCCAGCAGGATAATAGTGCTATCAACGCTGCTTAACTTACTAATAACAATCTTGATACTCGCATCATCTCTTGCTTCAGGCAGCGTAAACCTGTCGGAGCAGTACCCGTACATAGGCTCATTGGGCGTCTCTTTCGGCTTCAGGATAAACGCGATATCGCTGGCGCTGCTCATAATGTCCTCAGTGGTGCTTCTTGCAGCATCGCTCTCCGGAAACCCCGAAAAAGAGCAAAACAGGGCATCATCCATGCTCATAGCACTGTTCCAGATTGCCTCCATAGGGCTTTTTTCGTCAGCGAACCTGTTCATGTTCTTCATATTCTGGGACATAGGAGTAATAGCGATGTTCTTCATGATAAACCTTCTCGGATCGGCAAACAGGAAGGCAGCATCGATGAACTTCATCATATACGAGATTTTCGCAAGCTCGCTGCTGCTCCTGGGCATACTCCTGATATATTTCTACATGCCTGTCCACTCGCTTGACATCTCCTACATAATGAGCAATGCAGCTAGCATGCCCCAAAACGTTCAGGTGATTATATTCGCCCTGCTTTTCGTTGCGTTCATGATAAACATGCCGCTCTTCCCTATGCATTTCTGGCTTCCCGACGCGCACACCGAGGCTTCCACCCAGGGCTCCATGCTGCTTTCCGGGATACTCACGAAGTTCGGCGGGTTCGGAATGCTGCTGCTGTTCTTGATGATGCCCATAGCGGCGAAGTACTCATTATACGTTGCCGCGCTTGCAACCGTATCGGTATTCTACTCCGTCCTCCTACTGATGTTCCAGACAGACATAAAGCGCATAATAGCGTATTCCACGATAGTCGAGATGGGCATAATAATGGTGGGGATAAGCGCCCTCAACCCGCTAGGCACCTACGGGGCAACATACATGATGCTTTCGCATGGGCTGGTGATAGCCCTTATGTTCCTTGTAATAGGAACGCTCAAGCATTCATTCGGGGAGAGGAGCATCTCCGCGCTGAAGGGCACGGTGACCGATGCTGCATCTACGACATATGCTTTCCTGGCGGGTACCTTGGCCATGATAGGGTTCCCGCTCACGGCTGGCTTCATAGCTGACATACTGCTGTTCCTGGGCTCGCTGCAGGCATTTGGAATATTCGGGATAGTGCCGCTGTTCGCTGTTATACTCATGGGCGGGTTCCTCTATTTCGTGCTTGGGAAGAGCATGCTTTCAACAAGGGAAAGCTCGAGGGCCGTCGAATTCGTTGCTACGAGGCAGAAAATAGGATATGCAATGCTCCTGTTCTTCATATTCCTGTACGGGATAGTGCCGTTCGCGCTGCTCGGCCTGGTAAAATTGTAG
- a CDS encoding NADH-quinone oxidoreductase subunit L, producing the protein MLEIYVIAPLAVSAVVALLARNRKSMGVRYLALAASMLSLLMIIASYPANAGQLHSITWFGFSGYSFAITISTMPLNMLLLFIVGIMTPLILLYSIGFMDVPSEQSRYYAEICIFAAAMMIFSIAGDFITMMIGWELLGISSYLLIGFWYHHEGAPQAARKAATTVLIGDVMMLAAMLIIWNAYHTFVFSQLINSQVTSMPMEISLVLVMLAVFTKSAQFPFHEWLPDAMKGPTPVSAFLHSSTMVKAGVFLVAVLLPLFSRYHMLPMLLVFGLVTAILGVSNALAENNLKRVLAYSTIEDLGLMFVALGTGSLPAAMMLFAVQTFYKALLFMSAGSIMKANGYEEELDRLYVRRSYLQLLIPTVIGVVSLAGIYPLSGFFGKSAVYAATGNLWVYAILLMLETGSSIYIFRWLLIPMRKKPEKVKSKADANYVTLPKSMLLPIYMLAALAAAAGIVIYHYMPAYLGQQGIPAGALDIAVSGLISTIGFIAAFYLFYKRPISRARQDLIHKLLYNNAAANRAYSHIAAIPIMLSRAVESLDYSLYNSVKGAGRSVNESGNLLKRLETGNINTYIAVFVLGMLVMLAIFIL; encoded by the coding sequence ATGCTTGAAATATACGTCATAGCGCCCCTTGCCGTTTCGGCAGTTGTAGCGCTTCTCGCTAGAAACAGGAAAAGCATGGGGGTGAGGTACCTCGCGCTTGCGGCAAGCATGCTGTCGCTCCTCATGATAATCGCATCCTATCCTGCTAACGCAGGGCAGCTGCATAGCATCACCTGGTTCGGCTTTTCCGGCTACTCCTTTGCCATTACAATATCAACCATGCCGCTTAACATGCTGTTGCTCTTCATAGTGGGGATAATGACGCCCCTCATACTGCTGTACTCAATAGGGTTCATGGACGTTCCCAGCGAGCAGTCGCGGTACTACGCTGAAATATGCATATTCGCGGCAGCCATGATGATATTCTCCATTGCGGGGGATTTCATAACGATGATGATAGGCTGGGAGCTGCTGGGAATCTCGAGCTACCTTCTCATAGGGTTCTGGTACCACCATGAAGGCGCACCGCAAGCTGCAAGAAAGGCGGCAACCACAGTGCTCATAGGGGACGTCATGATGCTTGCAGCGATGCTAATCATATGGAATGCATATCACACATTCGTGTTCTCGCAGCTTATCAATTCTCAGGTAACCTCGATGCCGATGGAGATTTCCCTGGTTCTCGTAATGCTGGCGGTATTCACCAAATCCGCTCAATTCCCGTTCCATGAATGGCTTCCCGACGCGATGAAAGGCCCAACTCCTGTGTCGGCATTCCTGCACTCGTCCACGATGGTGAAGGCCGGCGTTTTCCTCGTTGCAGTGCTGCTGCCGCTCTTTTCAAGATATCACATGCTGCCCATGCTGCTTGTTTTCGGATTGGTAACCGCGATATTGGGGGTCTCAAATGCGCTTGCGGAAAACAACCTGAAGCGCGTACTCGCGTATTCCACAATCGAGGACCTCGGGCTCATGTTTGTCGCCTTGGGAACAGGATCGCTTCCTGCAGCGATGATGCTTTTCGCGGTCCAGACGTTCTACAAGGCGCTGCTGTTCATGAGCGCGGGCTCCATAATGAAGGCAAACGGCTACGAGGAGGAGCTTGACAGGCTGTATGTCCGGAGATCATACCTGCAGTTGCTCATACCTACGGTTATAGGAGTTGTTTCGCTTGCGGGAATATATCCATTGAGCGGGTTCTTCGGCAAGTCCGCGGTATACGCGGCAACCGGTAACTTATGGGTATATGCCATATTGCTTATGCTGGAAACCGGGAGCAGCATATACATATTCAGGTGGCTGCTGATACCTATGCGCAAAAAGCCTGAGAAGGTAAAGTCAAAGGCTGATGCCAATTACGTTACACTGCCGAAATCCATGCTGCTGCCCATATACATGCTTGCCGCGCTCGCGGCAGCCGCAGGGATCGTGATATATCATTACATGCCTGCATACCTCGGCCAGCAGGGCATACCTGCAGGCGCATTGGACATTGCAGTATCCGGCCTTATATCCACAATAGGGTTTATAGCGGCATTTTACCTGTTCTACAAGAGGCCCATTTCAAGGGCAAGGCAGGATCTCATTCACAAGCTGCTTTACAACAACGCAGCAGCAAACCGTGCCTATTCGCATATTGCGGCGATTCCAATAATGCTTTCAAGGGCCGTTGAATCCCTAGATTATTCGCTGTACAACTCCGTAAAGGGCGCAGGCCGCAGCGTCAACGAATCCGGGAACCTGCTGAAAAGGCTGGAGACCGGCAACATCAATACGTACATAGCTGTGTTCGTCCTGGGGATGCTGGTGATGCTTGCCATATTCATACTGTGA